One part of the Arvicanthis niloticus isolate mArvNil1 chromosome 15, mArvNil1.pat.X, whole genome shotgun sequence genome encodes these proteins:
- the Tsga13 gene encoding testis-specific gene 13 protein — translation MGTKRYSKFQESRGSKTLGNIKFEKQSDPDDEEMYDTTAQSKFVLKNLRHYTVHPNVAKYYEPLKPSKLQRSLTQKKKMNSFMVKVTEYDQDMTLLLMTNNPPPCSFGQQEKDGAPIYFPPEFQLKETLYRRKSNKNDFLPTMSQKKKLKPELKPVFPMKRIGDPTFKGQQWFRFSTESDFNIEGRYSEVYALRKQKKLYPNLIFAPACQTRKYVSTKPEGEKPTSKVLWEPLTFSKLLEQKPTRSVPGESFFRHGRAQQWVVKSAAIIK, via the exons ATGGGCACAAAGAGATATTCCAA GTTTCAAGAAAGTAGGGGATCAAAGACTTTGGgaaatattaaatttgaaaaacaatcaGATCCAGATGATGAAGAG ATGTATGACACAACTGCACAATCAAAATTTGTCCTGAAGAACCTCAGACACTACACTGTCCATCCAAATGTG GCCAAATACTATGAGCCTCTGAAGCCCAGTAAACTGCAGAGATCCCtgactcaaaagaagaaaatgaatagttTCATGGTAAAGGTGACAGAGTATGATCAGGATATGACGCTACTGCTCATGACTAACAACCCACCGCCCTGCTCCTTCGGCCAGCAGGAAAAGGATGGAGCTCCAATATACTTTCCCCCAGAGTTTCAGTTAAAG gaaactCTCTATCGACGGAAATCCAACAAgaatgacttccttcccacaatgtctcagaaaaagaagttaaaaccAGAACTGAAGCCAGTCTTCCCTATGAAACGGATAGGTGATCCTACCTTCAAGGGACAACAATGGTTTAG GTTTTCTACCGAAAGTGATTTCAACATCGAAGGGAGGTATTCTGAAGTCTATgctttaagaaaacagaaaaaactatATCCTAACCTCATCTTTGCCCCAGCCTGCCAGACAAGAAAATATG TTTCCACGAAGCCAGAGGGTGAAAAACCAACTTCGAAAGTGCTTTGGGAACCACTGACATTTTCAAAGCTCCTAGAACAGAAGCCTACAAGAAGTGTGCCAGGGGAGAGCTTCTTTCGCCACGGAAGGGCCCAGCAGTGGGTTGTCAAAAGTGCGGCTATCATTAAGTGA